From a region of the Impatiens glandulifera chromosome 4, dImpGla2.1, whole genome shotgun sequence genome:
- the LOC124936378 gene encoding probable methyltransferase TCM_000336, translated as MMKHITMETLQDVVFKTHPKSLGIADLGCSSGPNTLSIIRDMVRTVILSPTTTTLPEFRIYLNDLPANDFNTIFRSLPDFYWDLNQSANPFVFVAGYPGSFYGRLFPANSLHFVYSSYSLHWLSRVPQGVLSMNKGNIYISENSPTQVSEAYFRQFKNDFQLFLRTRAEELVNGGRMVLIFLGRLGPNHVDRGNSFFWEILRRSLLIMSTQGEVEKKKIDTYHVHFYAASKDEVEEEVRNEGSFEMDRFEMFEIEKEGDIGGRGVSYGTTVAMTVRAIQESMISRHFGEGVVERLFEIYGRLVDEEMEKEDIKPITFLVVLRKKAMD; from the exons ATGATGAAACACATAACAATGGAGACTCTACAAGATGTCGTTTTCAAAACCCATCCAAAAAGCTTAGGCATAGCCGACTTAGGATGTTCTTCCGGTCCCAACACTCTTTCCATAATAAGAGACATGGTTAGAACCGTAATTCTATCTCCCACCACCACTACCTTGCCGGAGTTTCGAATATATCTCAACGACCTTCCCGCCAATGATTTCAACACCATCTTTAGATCCTTGCCTGATTTCTATTGGGACCTCAATCAATCTGCAAACCCATTTGTTTTTGTGGCGGGATATCCTGGTTCCTTCTATGGAAGACTATTTCCCGCCAATTCTCTTCATTTTGTCTATTCTTCTTATAGCTTACACTGGCTCTCGAGGGTTCCTCAAGGGGTGTTGTCGATGAATAAAGGGAACATATACATATCAGAAAACAGCCCAACTCAAGTTTCGGAAGCCTACTTTCGACAGTTCAAGAACGACTTTCAGTTGTTTCTTCGAACGCGTGCAGAGGAGCTAGTCAATGGCGGAAGAATGGTGCTCATATTCTTGGGTAGGCTCGGCCCGAACCATGTTGATAGAGGCAACTCTTTCTTCTGGGAAATTCTTCGTCGATCCCTTCTCATTATGTCAACACAG GGAGaagtggagaagaagaagatagatACATACCATGTTCATTTCTATGCAGCATCGAAAGATGAGGTTGAAGAAGAGGTGCGGAATGAAGGATCATTTGAGATGGATAGATTCGAGATGTTTGAGATAGAGAAGGAAGGAGATATCGGAGGACGAGGCGTAAGCTATGGGACGACAGTTGCAATGACAGTAAGAGCAATACAGGAATCGATGATCAGCCGTCATTTTGGGGAAGGGGTGGTGGAGAGGTTGTTTGAGATATATGGAAGATTGGTAGATGAAGAAATGGAGAAAGAAGATATTAAGCCTATCACATTTCTAGTTGTTCTAAGAAAGAAGGCTATGGATTAA
- the LOC124933622 gene encoding auxilin-like protein 1: protein MANISRKPYNNNNGLTSRTVYDDAFGGPQKFGVPTLSPRVEDYCEIFGGFHNSRASSIPFLDLPAVDDAQIVDVRSSDFDYSEVFGGFDSLDFAISYEELIRRSKSTAYDSSDEAWTPTPSEHLSKESGSPVYSEISQCLNAEINLSEELDNRMSHMDNLRATQKNERFMVTESLNDKGVKGGAKEGRQIRKTLSHPAGRSVERWNSGNYVEPPINSVTADSHSSAAFITISDINLKTQPSQVPPPLRPPPALAMKDGKSNRQKAKLKSSKSYAFERTMDEGSPPYFDVEMDASSSAADRDGMETTREKLKSAKELKERDYHQSRPKRGLKVDYKVKQERRSKTSDGSFEDEGMQRISQSELNGAEAFLVEERQHDTIKRKPVVSESAEHEKHINMAKSAVKKHGKERKSSPELRRTQGGTAAWIEEAQFFEVTENDKSRRIIGHVKDENPLIQMHSYNYEQEIAASEFYRKRDHRRKTKTEKVTGELDQNLGRSKGSKEMSRPREREKKETIGHTALRQEGENKSSVVCQNDEIMKKDDECAEFDYLIEIKQNGPELEAKHKNDEMKRPEDFKRRPESPKRFGEAVDREKHESRIKNSVQQFEAQKNTEEDITQEGKRKQQIKVGRDVNEGMLNVTSEREETLNSQSSTLLSKTIVRGLDVLGSKLQEEEVELANLSKDCKNEKTVDESKETGKGVIEESSGGLENEEKLKWFSEEGHQVKNQKEVCLVKEEVTLTEARKSEEILNVEEKKEQSKNPSEDIETQIIEDNKGEIMGELTRAHVLEEPKGLGDNQDQTETTNQMFDEILEQRPEPCKADTENLQLNPEALENEDEKNIKVEVTNWDLSSDDDGTMATELDSEDHWVAVEVINVHCEERFISPALAHNNAMLENKKVKESVQARTIVGQKAPEIATNSEKVNAHMRVFNKEDGRKIGTEKSIMSEGKSNTDNSFMSGDRAKDERIKREKELERDRLKKMEEEKEREREREKDLMAVNRATLEARDRALNESRDRTAVEKATAEARQRAMVEARERLERASAEARERLLPEKASMEARLRAERTAVERATAEARERAFQKTMADKSAFEAKRSISDKHSVNNSVESRDTQFQAVGSSYAESPQRCKARLERHQRTAQRAAKALAEKNMRDLIAQKEQAERNRLAESLDADVKRWSNGKEGNLRALLSTLQYILGQESGWQPIPLTEVITSVAVKKAYRKATLCVHPDKLQQRGASIHQKYICEKVFDLLKEAWNKFNSEER from the exons ATGGCGAATATATCAAGAAAACCTTACAATAACAACAATGGCTTAACATCTAGAACCGTTTACGATGACGCTTTTGGAGGACCTCAAAAGTTTGGAGTTCCAACTCTCTCTCCTCGAGTTGAAGATTACTGCGAGATTTTCGGAGGATTTCATAACTCTCGTGCTTCATCTATTCCGTTTCTAGATCTTCCAGCGGTTGACGACGCACAGATTGTTGATGTTCGTAGCTCTGATTTCGATTATTCTGAAGTATTTGGCGGTTTTGATTCTTTAGATTTTGCTATCTCTTATGAGGAATTGATTCGTCGTTCTAAATCAACTGCTTATGATTCTTCAGATGAAGCTTG GACTCCTACACCAAGTGAACACTTATCGAAAGAATCTGGAAGTCCTGTTTATTCTGAGATAAGTCAATGTTTAAATGCTGAAATCAATCTGTCTGAGGAGTTGGATAATAGGATGTCACACATGGACAATTTGCGAGCTACTCAGAAGAACGAACGTTTTATGGTAACTGAATCTCTTAACGATAAGGGTGTTAAAGGAGGGGCAAAGGAAGGAAGACAAATTAGGAAAACTCTATCTCATCCAGCAGGCAGAAGTGTAGAAAGATGGAACTCAGGAAATTATGTTGAACCTCCTATAAACAGTGTCACAGCTGATTCTCATTCTAGTGCTGCGTTTATAACCATATCAGACATTAACCTTAAAACCCAGCCTTCTCAGGTTCCACCACCTTTAAGGCCCCCTCCGGCTTTAGCTATGAAAGATGGAAAGTCAAACAGGCAGAAAGCAAAACTCAAATCTTCGAAAAGCTATGCATTTGAAAGGACGATGGATGAAGGCTCACCACCTTATTTTGACGTGGAAATGGATGCTAGTTCATCTGCAGCGGATAGAGATGGAATGGAAACAACTCGGGAAAAACTAAAAAGTGCGAAAGAATTAAAGGAGAGGGATTATCATCAAAGCCGTCCAAAACGGGGTCTAAAAGTTGATTATAAAGTCAAACAAGAAAGAAGGAGCAAGACCTCTGATGGTAGTTTTGAAGATGAAGGAATGCAAAGGATATCTCAAAGTGAACTTAATGGAGCAGAAGCTTTTCTTGTGGAGGAAAGACAACACGATACTATCAAGAGAAAACCAGTTGTTTCAGAATCAGCTGAACATGAAAAACACATAAATATGGCTAAATCTGCAGTCAAGAAGCATGGGAAGGAACGGAAGTCATCTCCCGAGCTTCGCAGAACTCAAGGTGGTACAGCAGCGTGGATTGAAGAAGCCCAATTTTTTGAGGTTACCGAGAATGATAAATCAAGAAGAATAATTGGGCATGTGAAAGATGAAAACCCTTTAATACAAATGCATTCCTATAACTACGAACAAGAGATAGCTGCTTCAGAATTTTACCGGAAGAGAGACCATAGGAGGAAAACGAAAACAGAAAAAGTGACCGGTGAATTGGATCAAAACTTGGGTAGATCAAAAGGTTCCAAAGAAATGAGCAGGCCAAGGGAACGTGAGAAAAAAGAAACAATAGGTCACACTGCACTCAGACAAGAAGGGGAAAATAAGTCATCAGTGGTATGTCAAAATGATGAGATTATGAAGAAAGACGATGAATGTGctgaatttgattatttgattgaaattaaacaaaatggCCCTGAGTTGGAAGCTAAGCATAAAAACGATGAGATGAAGAGACCTGAAGATTTTAAGAGAAGGCCAGAAAGTCCAAAGAGATTTGGAGAAGCTGTAGACAGAGAAAAGCATGAGAGTAGAATCAAAAACTCCGTTCAGCAATTCGAGGCTCAGAAAAATACAGAAGAAGATATAACACAAGAGGGAAAAAGAAAGCAACAAATAAAGGTTGGCAGAGATGTGAATGAGGGGATGCTAAATGTGACCAGTGAAAGAGAAGAGACCCTGAACAGTCAAAGCAGTACTCTCCTGTCCAAGACAATAGTGAGAGGATTAGATGTTCTAGGGAGTAAACTGCAGGAGGAGGAAGTGGAATTAGCAAATCTGAGCAAAGATTGTAAAAACGAGAAAACTGTTGATGAAAGTAAGGAAACGGGCAAGGGGGTTATCGAGGAGTCCTCCGGTGGTTTGGAGAATGAGGAGAAACTGAAATGGTTTTCTGAGGAAGGACATCAAGTGAAGAATCAAAAGGAAGTTTGTTTAGTAAAGGAGGAGGTGACACTCACTGAAGCCCGCAAAAGTGAAGAGATTCTTAACGTGGAAGAGAAAAAGGAACAATCAAAAAATCCAAGTGAAGATATTGAAACACAAATTATAGAAGACAACAAGGGGGAAATAATGGGGGAATTAACACGTGCTCATGTTTTGGAAGAACCGAAGGGACTAGGCGATAACCAGGACCAAACCGAGACAACCAACCAAATGTTTGATGAGATTTTAGAGCAACGGCCTGAGCCATGCAAGGCAGACACTGAAAATCTCCAACTCAACCCAGAAGCCTTAGAAAATGAGGATGAAAAGAACATTAAAGTAGAAGTAACAAATTGGGACCTTTCATCTGATGATGATGGAACTATGGCAACTGAATTAGACTCCGAGGATCATTGGGTAGCAGTTGAAGTGATCAATGTGCATTGTGAAGAGAGATTCATCTCTCCTGCTTTGGCTCATAATAATGCTATGCTTGAAAACAAGAAAGTGAAGGAATCTGTTCAAGCTAGGACTATAGTTGGTCAGAAGGCTCCTGAAATAGCCACTAATTCCGAGAAGGTCAATGCACATATGAGAGTATTTAACAAGGAAGATGGAAGGAAAATAGGGACTGAGAAGTCGATCATGTCCGAGGGAAAAAGTAACACAGACAATTCATTCATGTCGGGTGATAGAGCTAAGGATGAAAGgattaagagagaaaaagagcTGGAAAGAGATCGTCTTAAGAAGatggaagaagagaaggagagaGAGAGGGAAAGGGAAAAAGATCTGATGGCTGTTAATAGAGCTACTCTTGAAGCCCGAGATAGAGCTTTAAATGAATCCCGTGATAGGACTGCAGTTGAGAAAGCAACTGCTGAAGCTCGACAGAGAGCGATGGTTGAGGCCCGAGAAAGATTAGAGAGAGCATCTGCTGAGGCTAGGGAGAGGTTATTACCAGAGAAGGCATCTATGGAAGCCAGATTGAGGGCAGAGCGTACTGCAGTGGAGAGAGCGACAGCTGAAGCTCGAGAGCGTGCTTTCCAGAAAACCATGGCAGATAAGTCTGCTTTTGAAGCTAAAAGATCAATATCTGATAAACATTCTGTGAATAATTCG GTGGAAAGTCGGGATACACAATTTCAGGCTGTTGGATCTTCCTATG ctGAATCTCCCCAGAGGTGTAAAGCTCGGTTAGAGAGACATCAAAGAACTGCCCAACGTGCA GCAAAAGCTTTAGCAGAGAAAAATATGCGTGATCTTATAGCTCAAAAAGAACAGGCAGAGAGAAAT AGATTGGCTGAGTCTCTGGACGCTGATGTCAAGAGATGGTCCAATGGGAAAGAAGGGAACCTCCGTGCATTGCTTTCAACGCTACAATAT ATTCTTGGACAGGAGAGCGGTTGGCAGCCGATTCCTCTCACAGAAGTGATAACTTCTGTAGCCGTAAAGAAAGCTTATAGGAAAGCCACTTTATGTGTGCACCCAGACAAACTACAACAAAGGGGAGCTAGTATTCATCAAAAATACATTTGTGAAAAGGTTTTTGATCTTCTCAAG GAAGCTTGGAACAAATTCAATTCAGAGGAGCGGTAG